A region of Antedon mediterranea chromosome 8, ecAntMedi1.1, whole genome shotgun sequence DNA encodes the following proteins:
- the LOC140056747 gene encoding uncharacterized protein: MATYLFLLFLIQQTIASQTRRLPIIEGEQLLVIPALSCLSPAEVDSTSWFNGTGTHPTKLLVNSANNSKFGNFLINDIYGDLIIQRVKREDAGLYTSHVVAIDEVNGYTNTYHLEIYYIDFPTLTSYTENNSSEINNVIFHCEWGEIYPQNDPNITWIHNGKTLDIDTKTTKYNVITKEKTSTLVFHQFSDTDFGNYACRITVETKKGNMTKTSNLEEIGPQKAVSNVDEDTSSNKSIRKRSLGLWFIVFVCATVFIVCVIGVLLSITNRKRKRDSRNLYQTSEFTSSITGGPDNGDNLPVPPSYLDVTEHVNIPDVCDGTTMATIETETISVNCLVYDEIPN, encoded by the exons ATGGCAACTTACCTGTTTCTGCTGTTCCTTATTCAACAAACGATAG CTTCACAGACTAGACGTCTGCCGATAATCGAAGGTGAGCAACTATTAGTGATCCCAGCTTTATCTTGTCTGTCACCTGCTGAAGTAGATTCGACCAGTTGGTTCAATGGTACAGGAACACATCCAACTAAATTACTCGTTAATTCTGCTAATAATTCTAAATTTGGCAATTTCCTAATCAATGACATTTATGGCGATTTGATTATACAACGCGTAAAGAGGGAGGATGCTGGGCTTTACACTTCACATGTAGTTGCAATTGACGAAGTAAACGGTTACACAAATACGTATCATTTAGAAATATACT ATATTGATTTTCCAACTCTCACATCCTACACTGAAAACAACAGTAGTGAGATCAACAATGTTATATTTCACTGCGAATGGGGTGAAATTTATCCCCAAAACGATCCGAACATAACGTGGATACACAATGGAAAAACTCTTGACATAGACACGAAAACGACCAAATACAATGTGAtcacaaaagagaaaacaagTACACTGGTTTTTCATCAATTTTCTGACACCGACTTTGGGAACTATGCTTGTCGTATCACCGTTGAAACAAAGAAAGGCAATATGACCAAGACGAGTAATTTAGAGGAGATTGGGCCGCAAAAAGCGGTTTCTA ATGTTGATGAAGACACTAGTagcaataaaagcatcagaaaaAGATCCCTAGGCCTGTGGTTCATTGTGTTTGTGTGTGCGACGGTATTTATTGTTTGcgttattggcgttttattgtCAATTACCAACAGAAAGA GGAAAAGAGATAGCAGAAATTTATATCAAACATCAGAATTTACTTCAAGCATTACAGGAGGCCCGGACAACGGAGATAATTTACCGGTACCTCCATCATACCTAGACGTTACCGAACATGTCAATATTCCGGATGTATGTGATGGCACTACTATGGCAACTATTGAAACAGAAACTATTTCAGTAAATTGTTTAGTGTATGATGAAATTCCAAActga
- the LOC140057563 gene encoding fasciclin-2-like, whose product MDAGLYTCQVVENGGERDCTETYNLNVYYMESPNIKEYTTNIGNNVVGYTLCCQWSKMFPKMEPNVTWFQNGNTLEASTTYVLETQGNVHTMCISYISEVGDYSCRIDVETSMGNMSKTSNCKELQSPYVDSPIVIVSIDNTKRYYAFYCVWGLLYPEFEPDITWIFNGNILNTSITKYSVTDEGKRWNKLIILDTISKDDLGNYSCCITVQMDDGTNITKKSNVEELWQASISVTRLSVVEEERIAIPAGVGVPINEIVTIKWYKYKSPNTSYIIVSLTNRTNGRFSIDGTGENYGDLIIQHADREDAGYYTIQIFEKEDSRQQTITYYLDVHYLPQPTLTSFTEKAGHRNTLYCRWCQIYPEMEPYVAWLHNGHILNTSTTKYSVIKNEQKNRQTLIILEMTEQDVGEYACRALDSTVAACLSSTILIVAVVITFIFGSVPTCVIAICLHKVSMSQPIPQENPDPLAADERRQVKRLL is encoded by the exons ATGGACGCTGGTCTCTACACATGTCAGGTTGTTGAAAACGGAGGCGAAAGGGATTGTACTGAAACgtataatttaaatgtatatt ATATGGAGTCTCCAAATATCAAAGAATATACTACGAATATTGGAAACAATGTTGTTGGTTATACACTGTGTTGTCAATGGTCAAAGATGTTTCCTAAAATGGAACCAAATGTCACGTGGTTTCAAAATGGCAATACATTAGAAGCTAGTACGACGTACGTTTTAGAAACACAAGGAAATGTGCATACAATGTGTATTAGTTACATATCAGAGGTTGGAGACTATTCTTGTCGCATTGATGTTGAAACAAGTATGGGTAATATGAGCAAGACAAGCAATTGCAAAGAACTGCAGTCACCTT ATGTTGATTCACCAATTGTCATCGTATCTATCGATAACACAAAACGCTACTATGCATTTTACTGTGTATGGGGTTTATTGTATCCAGAATTTGAACCAGACATAACCTGGATTTTTAATGGAAATATACTGAACACATCAATAACTAAATACAGTGTAACAGACGAAGGGAAACGTTGGAATAAACTtattattcttgatacaatAAGTAAGGACGACTTAGGAAACTATTCTTGTTGTATTACTGTACAAATGGATGACGGCACTAATATAACAAAGAAAAGCAATGTAGAAGAACTTTGGCAAGCATCTATTAGTG TTACACGGTTATCAGTAGTTGAAGAGGAGCGAATAGCAATACCAGCTGGAGTTGGTGTGCCCATAAACGAAATTGTGACGATAAAGTGGTACAAGTATAAATCGCCAAACACAAGCTATATAATTGTTAGTTTAACAAATCGAACCAATGGCCGCTTCTCAATTGATGGAACTGGTGAAAACTACGGTGATTTGATCATACAACATGCTGATAGAGAAGATGCGGGTTATTACACAATTCAGATTTTTGAAAAAGAGGATTCTAGACAGCAGACCATTACGTATTATTTGGATGTACAtt ATCTACCTCAACCAACTCTCACATCATTCACTGAAAAGGCTGGCCACAGAAACACGTTGTACTGCAGGTGGTGTCAAATTTACCCCGAGATGGAACCGTACGTAGCATGGTTACATAATGGACATATATTAAACACCTCAACGACTAAGTACAGTGTGATAAAGAACGAACAGAAGAACAGACAAACACTCATTATTCTGGAAATGACTGAACAAGATGTTGGAGAATATGCTTGTC GTGCTTTGGATTCAACAGTAGCAGCATGCTTATCAAGTACAATTCTAATTGTCGCTGTTGTAATCACATTTATCTTTGGATCTGTCCCCACTTGCGTAATAGCAATTTGTCTTCat aaagtttCCATGTCTCAGCCCATCCCACAAGAGAATCCAGATCCTCTTGCAGCAGATGAGCGTCGTCAGGTGAAGAGATTACTTTAA